Part of the Archangium lipolyticum genome, TCACGATGAGGCGGTACACCCTGCTGCCGGGAAAGTCGTTCTCGTCCGCGATGAGGAGGTTATCCCCTGCGCCTTGTTGCTCATCCCGCTGAGCCAGGAGTACATCAGCTCGGGCGCGGCGGATGCCGCCCATTATCAAACGGCGGGCTTGTTGCTCAAACAGGCCAGGTATCTGTGTTTGACGCCCATGATGTTGTTTTTCCTGGGTCTTGGCGGCGTCATTCTTGCCAGCTTGCTGTGGAAGTCCCGGCTCGTTCCACGGCCCGTTTCCGCGGTCGGTGTCGTTGGGTACGCCATGTTGTTGCCAATGGCCATACTTCCTTTGTTGGGTGTTATCGATACCTCGCCGAGCGGCCGAGGAGCGATTCTCGCCATTCCAATCATGGTTTTCGAGATCATCCTGATGCCGATATGGCTGTTGGCAAAAGGCTTCAACCCATCGGCGCTCGAAGCCAGGCTAGCCACCCACTCCTGAACGCCGTCCGGCACCAGCGTTCAGGGCGACGGCCGAGGGGGCCGCAGCAGGAGGAAGTCGCCTTCCACGATCTCGGCGTCGCCGTGGTCGACGGGCAGCACCGCTTCGGTGTGCACCAGCGGCTGGCGCTCGGCTCCAAGGGCGAGGCCGTCGACATTCTCGTGATGACGGCAACCCCTCCCATTGCAAAAAGCCACACTTCGTGCACCTCCATTGGAAAGGTGGTACCGCGGAACGCGCGAGTTCGTCATGTTCGAGAGCTCCTGGGAGTTGAGTTCCCCACTCAGTGGATCACTCGGGAGTCCGAGGCGAGGCGGGCTTCGCGAGACTTCCTCAAGTCCCGAGTGATGTTGAGACGCTTGAGCCAGCGATCGCGCCCATCATGGCGTGCCTTGAATGGCTTGCGGCCGTGGACCGCCTTGTAGTTGTCGATGAAGCAGAAGTCGCCGGGCTGGAGTACCAGATCCGTGAGCGCCGCATCCACCTGACGAAACAGCTCATCCAGTGCCTGCTGTGCCTCCTCATTGTCCTGAACCGGGTCCGTGAGGTACGGGTCCAAGCGAATATACGGAGAGCTGGTCGCCCCAAAAAGGACGGGAACCTTCCGCGGGCGGCTCACCGTCTCCTCGATCTTCCGGTAGGACACTTCGAGCTGGGCGTCCAATTCGCTGGTTTCCCCCCGGTACTTCACCCGGTGTGACTCGTCAGGACGGATGGTGTAGTGTGGCTCGGAAAGGATTTGAATCTGCTCCGGCGTGAGGCGGATCTTCTCCATCGAAGCGAAGGTGGTGGCGACTGAGTCAGGGTTCTTCAGGCACATCATCCCGAGGTAGTCACCACGGAAAGGATGGAAAGCGTCCTCCGTGTGCCAGAAGAGCCCCTGTTCGCCCCCACTCCCGAGTTGCTCTGTTTCATGTCCTCGAATCGGGAAGATGTCATGGACGATCCGCCCGTCCTGCTGGGTGGCCCATCCAATCGGGTCACCCAGCAGGGCGCCAAAAAGGACGAGGAGCATTTCCTCGGCCACCGAATTGGTGGAAGGGTGCTTCTCCTTCCAATGCCGCGGAGTCTGGCCGATCTTCTCCTCGTTGATTGGATAGCCAGAAATGACGCAAAGCGCGCCCATTGGTTCGGTGAGCCGGAAATCACGCAACACGCCACGAAGCCTGCGCGGAAGCTCGTGCGCGAAGACGTCCGCACTCCGAAGAAACCGCGGATCCTCGGCCGAGTCGTAGCGAGAGGTGAGCTCCCCAAGCAACTCTTGGATGGATTCAATCTCCGAGCGCTCCAATATAGTCTTGTTCATGCCGATCTCCGTTATTGATAGGAACCTCGTTCGGCTGCTACGAACGAGGGTTGAGTGATCGCGCGGGTGAGCCCGCGGCGGTACCAGGTGGTATCCGCCAATCCGGCAGAACGAGAGCGGGCCTGGGTTGCGCGCAAGCCCCCGGTGCACCCGGTTCCTGATGCCTCGGCTCCACGGGAATCTCGATGTACAGCTCACTCAGGCTCTATTCATCGTCTACGACAAAAATGAGCCTCATCGCATCCACCGTTCGCAGTGACCCGATTTCGACCGTTGATGGGGTGGAGTCGTGTGCTGGCCGTTGTGAGCGAGATGACGAGTGCGTTGCTCCAGGAAGCTCGAAGCATCACGAGCGCGCATCCGAGCAGGCAGTCGTCTGCCCTTCTGGAGACCCGGTAGGGACGGCTACTCGTGCGAGCCTTCATTCCGACGGCGAAGAGCTCGACCGCACGCACCAGCCGCAGCCAGAGCAGGTACGTGCGAAACGGCAACCCCGTATGCTCGACGAACAGGTGGCGGGTCCGCCCCGGCGAGCTCCCCCAAGCAGGAGAGGAGGGAGCGAGCGTGGCCCCCCAGGCAACGGTCAGCAAGGAGCCAAAGAAGGAGAGGACACCGCGAGTGGACCAGGCGCAGCAGCTGCGCAGGGGACTGCCCGGCACGCGTGGTGTTGAGCCTCGAGCCGTCACGCTGCCAAAGAAGCCCACGCCCCTGCTGCCTCCCCCTGGGGAGCCACCTGGGCCGGCGTGTGCCTGAAGGGGCTGTACCGCCTCTGCACCGGCACGGCGCACAGCCCGCGTGGCACCCGGCAGCAGCCCTCCTCGACCCCTCGGTTCCAGCCCTCCCCCTCTACAGTTCCCCTATCCCGCCTATACGCACAACGCCTTTGTGGCGCGCACCCATGAGGGCGTCGTCGGAGTCTGCATCGACTTCAATGTGCTGCCTGCCGAGGACGATTCAGCAGAAACGGATTGAACACAGGCCCAAGCGTCAGGAAGTCAATCGCTGGATGCATGAAGCGGCCTGAAAGGAACCCAAGCGACATACGTTCACCTCCGGAACCGTTGGAGTTTTACAGGAGGAAGAATGCGCAACGTGCTGAAGGGACTCGCCATTGCCATGGTCCTGACCAGTCCCGCCCTCGTCCATGCGGAGAAGGTCACCATCACCATCGCGTGTGGCCCCGAGGACGAGGAGGAGCGCAAGCAGTGTAAGAAGGGCGCGGATGACTGGGCGAAGAAGACGGGGAACGAGGTGTATTTCGCGCTCGTGCCCCCGGACCGGAAAAAGCAGTTCAACTCCTTCAAGGAGCAGCTGGAGGCGAAGCGCCCGGATGTCGACGTGTACCGCGTGGACGTGGTGTGGACGGGCCTGTTGGCAGAGCACTTCATCGATCTCAAGCTCTACGTCTCCGAGGAGGTGCTCAAGCAGCACTTCCCCGCCATCGTGCGGAACAACATCGTGGGCGGGAAGCTGGTGGCCATGCCGTGGTTCGCCGACGCGGGCCTTCTCTTCTACCGGGCGGATCTGCTGAAGAAGTACGGGTACGGCCAGGAGCCGCCGCTCACCACCTGGCAGGAGTTGGAGGAGGTAGCCAGGAATATTCAGGAGGCCGAGCGCAAGGCTGGCAACGGCAAAATGTGGGGCTTCGTCTTCCAGGCCAAGGCGGACGAGATACTCACGTGCAATGCGCTGGAGTGGATCGACTCCTTCGGCGGGGAGACCATCGTCGCGGAGGACGGCAAGGTCACCATCAACAACCCGCAGGCGGAGAAGGCGTTGACGATGGCGGCCAGGTGGATCAACGACACCCCGCCCTACTGGCCCATCTCGCCCCGGGCAGTGCTCGAATATGGCGAGAAGGAAGCGCTCGACTTCTTCCTGGAGGGCAACGCGGTGTTCATGCGCAACTGGCCGGAAGCGTGGGCGAAGGCCAAGGGCAGCAAGGCGAAGTGCAGGGAGAAGGGGAAGTGCGAGGTGGCGGTGATGGCGCTGCCCAAGGGCGGCAAGGACGGCAAGACCACCGGCACCCTGGGCGGCTGGCATCTCGCGGTGTCCAAGTACTCCAAGCACCCGGAGATCGCCGCGGACCTGGTGAAGTACCTGACGAGCCCCGAGGAGCAGAGGCGCCGCGCCATCAAGGCGGCCCACAACCCCTCGGTGATGGCGCTCTACAAGGACCAAGAGGTGCTGGAGGCCAACCCGTTCTACATGGGACTGCAGGAGACCTTCACGAACGCGGTGGCGCGGCCCTCGCAGGTCACGGGTCGCCAGTACGACTCGGTGAGCTCCGCGTTCTACAACGCCGTGCACGCCTTCCTGACACCTCGCCTGCCGGGCACGTCAGAGGAGGTCAAGCTGAAGGACCCGAAGAAGACGCTGAAGGACCTGCAGAAGACGCTCGAGGACATGAGCAACGAAGGCAAGTGGTGAGCAGCCCCGGCGGTGCCTCGACGGCCACCGCTGGCAGGCCCGCACCGCCGCCAGCCAGGGTCCTGGCCCTGGTCCGGCAGCGCATGCGCTCGGCATGGCCGTTCCTCCTGCCCACGCTGGTCATGCGGGGCCTCTTGCTGAACCCGCCGATTGCAGACACACCGGCGCGGGCTTGGTCGGGACCTCACCGTTGGAGAATATCTTGTCCTCCCGCACCTGGTCGTTCTGGCGGATTTGCTCCAGGAGAGACCTGGCCCTCTGCCGCAGGTCCCATATCCGTCCCTCGTCGGAGCCGCCCCGCGCCTCCAATCGAGCGGCCTCGCACCGATAGGCCTGCGCGAGGTCCCACCAGAACTCGTCGAAGATCGCATGCTTGAACTTGCTCTGATCTATCTTTTCTATCTTTTCGATCTCTCGGATGGCATCGAGGGGGCGAGCCCGTCCGAGGAAGACCTCCCCCAACGCGGAGATGGCCATCGCCCACTGGGTCTTGTCGCTGCTGCCGCTGCTCAATTCGCTCGCCCTGCGGGCGAACTCCTCCGCCAGCTGGCCCTCCTCCTCACTCGGCCCGAGGGGATCATGGGGAAAGCGGAAGCTCCACTCCCAGAAATTGTACGCATAGCGGAGCATCGCATTGACGTTGGTCGGATCGAGATTGATCGCCTGCTCGTACTCCATGAGCGCCGCACGATAGATGCGGGAAATGCGGGAAACCATTTCGCGACGGCTCTTGTCGTCGTACCAGATACCCTCCCAATCCCAGACGATGTCGCCATACCTATCCGCCCGGAAGACGTGAGCACTGGCATCCTTGCTCAGGAGCATCATCGGAGCCTCTTTGCCGAGCCGGTAGTCCATCCTGGCCGCGCCGCACTGGAACGAGACCTTCCGCAAGGGGTCATTGGAGCGCGCCGCGGCCCCCTTGTAGTACTTCGAGGCCTCTCGGAAGTGCAGAAGCCGGGACCGCTCCGCCCACGGGGGGAACGCCCGTGGCAGCGGCTGCTCGCCGTCTGTCAGGGGACACTCCTGGCGCACCCCGTCAAAGCCCTTCGTGAATTGGGGCCGCTCGAAGAGCATCCCGAGCGTGCCCTGCACGTGAGCCGCGCTCTCCCGGATGTCCGAGACGATATGCCAGGTGGTGGGCAGATTCCCGTACACCCTCTCCGCGCGCTTGCAATAAAAATAGGCCCCAAGGCGCTTCTGGGAGGCCAGGTCCGCATGGCTTTCCGCGTTGGCCGCATTGAACCCCAACAGGCAGAGCCCATAGTAGGCCTGGGTCTTCTCCAGTTGATGGCCCGGGAACTGGATGACCCGTTGCCAGAGGACGCGTGCCTCGCTCTGCCTCGCATCCGTCTTCCCCGATATCATCATCGGCTCCGGCGTCGGCGGGGAGGCGACCGTCGTCCGTTGCAGGAAGCCCGTCGGGCCGGAGTGGAAGGACATGGAGGCCAGGGCCACCAGACCGGGGAGGAACTGGGGGTTGAGCGTGATGCTGGTGCGGAAGGCATTGGTGGCCTGGTCCGTCTGACCATCCGTCTGCAATGCAATCCCCAGGCTGTAGTATGCCAGGGTAAACCTGGGGTTCACCCGGATTGCCTCGCGAAACCGCTCGATGGCTAGGCCCAGAGAGTCGTAGTCCGACGTACGCACGAACGACTCCCAGCTCTCCACCCCCTGGTGGAAGGACTCGAAAGCCTCCCGGGAGCGGGCGATAGCCTCTCGGGAGCGGGTGATGCCGGTATCCTTCAACCGGGGGTCCTTGCTGATGATCTCGAAGGCCAGGTCCCGGGTGAGGCGCGAGACGGCGTCAGCGAGCTTCGGCTCGGCCGACAGCTGGTTCTTGTCCAGCTCGACCCGCCAGGACTCTCCGTTGCTGCTCCTGGCAAGCAGGATGTAACGGGTCTGCTCTTCATAGAGGGTGCCCCGAATGACGTTCACGCCCAGCAGCGCGCGCACCGGAGCCTGGATGGGCGCGGCCAGCATGCGGAAGGGAACCTTGATGCCTCCACTGAGCTCCAGGACCAGGTTCTGGGTGGCGGCGGCCGAGGTCCCGGACGTGTCCGACGCATAGCCGAACTGCTTCATCTGATGGGTGTCCCCAGGCTGCTGGAGCATGACCTCCGGCTGGAGCACCCACTTGAGGTCTCCGAGGGCACTCATGAGGCTCTCGGCGAGGGTCTGGCCAAGCGCCTGCTCCTGCGCCTGCTCCTGGGGTGCGGAGAGCCCCGTGACCATGAGGGGCTCGATGACCGTCTTGCCCGCGTTGGGCACCTCGTTGGCGGCGATCAGGAGGACCAGGGTCAGGGGGAGCGTCGCCAGCAGGAGCCGGAGGGGCTTGCGAGCACTCAGCCAATCGTATCCGCGTTTCAGGTGCTCGCCGGCCCGGGTGAGCCACCTGGGCCGGGTCACGCGCCCCTCCGGGCCGGGTTCCGGCGAGCCCTTCATGGCGGACGAGCGCCAATGGCGGAAGAGCTGGAACAGTGGCCCCTCCAGGAGCGTCTCCGCCAGCACGAAGGCGATGAGGAGCACCCCGGCCAGGGAGAAGAGCATCCCGAACTCCGAGGAGAAGAGCAGCATGGCGATGAGCCACGGCAGGGCGAGCAGCGCGCCCATGACGATGCGCCGGCACGGCAGCGACAGCCCGGGCAGTTCGACGCCCCTGAGCCGGCGGGCGGCGGCGACCACCGCGAGGGTGAGCATGCCCGCGAGCGCCGCCCAGAAGGGCCATGGATGAGCACCAGCTCCATGCAGGGAGAGATGCGGGGAGAGCGCGACGAGCCCCACTCCAATAAGCCCCATGCCAATGGTCCACGAGATCGCCACCAGCGCCTCGTGGCGCCCCTTGCGGAGCCACGCCCACCGGCGCTGGAGCTCCCGCAGGAGAAGAGAACTCCAGAGGCCCAGGCCGAGGGGAACGGCCAGCATGAAGCAGAGGCGCCAGACCAGATGCCACAGATAGGCAGATGTCGACTCCGTGAACTCCGCCCGGCCGAAGCTGAGGAGGGCCAGCACGGAGATGAAGGCCGCCGCCAACCCGGCGAGACTCTCGAGGGAGCGCACCCGAAG contains:
- the gntD gene encoding guanitoxin biosynthesis L-enduracididine beta-hydroxylase GntD encodes the protein MNKTILERSEIESIQELLGELTSRYDSAEDPRFLRSADVFAHELPRRLRGVLRDFRLTEPMGALCVISGYPINEEKIGQTPRHWKEKHPSTNSVAEEMLLVLFGALLGDPIGWATQQDGRIVHDIFPIRGHETEQLGSGGEQGLFWHTEDAFHPFRGDYLGMMCLKNPDSVATTFASMEKIRLTPEQIQILSEPHYTIRPDESHRVKYRGETSELDAQLEVSYRKIEETVSRPRKVPVLFGATSSPYIRLDPYLTDPVQDNEEAQQALDELFRQVDAALTDLVLQPGDFCFIDNYKAVHGRKPFKARHDGRDRWLKRLNITRDLRKSREARLASDSRVIH
- a CDS encoding DUF4386 domain-containing protein, with the translated sequence MLLIPLSQEYISSGAADAAHYQTAGLLLKQARYLCLTPMMLFFLGLGGVILASLLWKSRLVPRPVSAVGVVGYAMLLPMAILPLLGVIDTSPSGRGAILAIPIMVFEIILMPIWLLAKGFNPSALEARLATHS
- a CDS encoding tetratricopeptide repeat protein, with amino-acid sequence MGQSAIAVALTAALLAFEGLWFLRRPRRDSHERAWGLLLLVIAGWVLLWAHFFIQGRLVVSSGFGVMLVQGRTLTRIGMYLFLGGISIGAGLAWNSCHGGSREGLLKSLAWRLGPGVLVAVLAAIQIYPLRGLNEPELPPIYSYDLWSPPLLLWLCLCLAGCVLDLLRVRSLESLAGLAAAFISVLALLSFGRAEFTESTSAYLWHLVWRLCFMLAVPLGLGLWSSLLLRELQRRWAWLRKGRHEALVAISWTIGMGLIGVGLVALSPHLSLHGAGAHPWPFWAALAGMLTLAVVAAARRLRGVELPGLSLPCRRIVMGALLALPWLIAMLLFSSEFGMLFSLAGVLLIAFVLAETLLEGPLFQLFRHWRSSAMKGSPEPGPEGRVTRPRWLTRAGEHLKRGYDWLSARKPLRLLLATLPLTLVLLIAANEVPNAGKTVIEPLMVTGLSAPQEQAQEQALGQTLAESLMSALGDLKWVLQPEVMLQQPGDTHQMKQFGYASDTSGTSAAATQNLVLELSGGIKVPFRMLAAPIQAPVRALLGVNVIRGTLYEEQTRYILLARSSNGESWRVELDKNQLSAEPKLADAVSRLTRDLAFEIISKDPRLKDTGITRSREAIARSREAFESFHQGVESWESFVRTSDYDSLGLAIERFREAIRVNPRFTLAYYSLGIALQTDGQTDQATNAFRTSITLNPQFLPGLVALASMSFHSGPTGFLQRTTVASPPTPEPMMISGKTDARQSEARVLWQRVIQFPGHQLEKTQAYYGLCLLGFNAANAESHADLASQKRLGAYFYCKRAERVYGNLPTTWHIVSDIRESAAHVQGTLGMLFERPQFTKGFDGVRQECPLTDGEQPLPRAFPPWAERSRLLHFREASKYYKGAAARSNDPLRKVSFQCGAARMDYRLGKEAPMMLLSKDASAHVFRADRYGDIVWDWEGIWYDDKSRREMVSRISRIYRAALMEYEQAINLDPTNVNAMLRYAYNFWEWSFRFPHDPLGPSEEEGQLAEEFARRASELSSGSSDKTQWAMAISALGEVFLGRARPLDAIREIEKIEKIDQSKFKHAIFDEFWWDLAQAYRCEAARLEARGGSDEGRIWDLRQRARSLLEQIRQNDQVREDKIFSNGEVPTKPAPVCLQSAGSARGPA
- a CDS encoding ABC transporter substrate-binding protein encodes the protein MRNVLKGLAIAMVLTSPALVHAEKVTITIACGPEDEEERKQCKKGADDWAKKTGNEVYFALVPPDRKKQFNSFKEQLEAKRPDVDVYRVDVVWTGLLAEHFIDLKLYVSEEVLKQHFPAIVRNNIVGGKLVAMPWFADAGLLFYRADLLKKYGYGQEPPLTTWQELEEVARNIQEAERKAGNGKMWGFVFQAKADEILTCNALEWIDSFGGETIVAEDGKVTINNPQAEKALTMAARWINDTPPYWPISPRAVLEYGEKEALDFFLEGNAVFMRNWPEAWAKAKGSKAKCREKGKCEVAVMALPKGGKDGKTTGTLGGWHLAVSKYSKHPEIAADLVKYLTSPEEQRRRAIKAAHNPSVMALYKDQEVLEANPFYMGLQETFTNAVARPSQVTGRQYDSVSSAFYNAVHAFLTPRLPGTSEEVKLKDPKKTLKDLQKTLEDMSNEGKW